Proteins encoded within one genomic window of Brassica rapa cultivar Chiifu-401-42 chromosome A09, CAAS_Brap_v3.01, whole genome shotgun sequence:
- the LOC103828819 gene encoding hydroxymethylglutaryl-CoA synthase, producing MAKNVGILAMDIYFPPTCVQQEALEAHDGASKGKYTIGLGQDCLAFCTELEDVISMSFNAVTSLLDKYKIDPTQIGRLEVGSETVIDKSKSIKTFLMQLFEKCGNTDVEGVDSTNACYGGTAALLNCVNWVESNSWDGRYGLVICTDSAVYAEGPARPTGGAAAIAMLIGPNAPIVFESKLRGSHMAHVYDFYKPNLASEYPVVDGKLSQTCYLMALDSCYKHMCNKFEKLEGKEFSINDADYFVFHSPYNKLVQKSFARLLYNDFLRNASSIDEAAKEKFTPYSSLSLDESYQSRDLEKVSQQVAKTFYDAKVQPTTLVPKEVGNMYTASLYAAFASLIHNKHSDLAEKRVVMFSYGSGSTATMFSLRLCENQSPFSLSNIASVMDIGGKLKARHEYAPEKFVETMKLMEHRYGAKEFVTSKEGIIDLLAPGTYYLKEVDSLYRRFYGKKGDDGSIANGH from the exons ATGGCGAAGAACGTCGGGATATTGGCTATGGACATCTATTTTCCTCCCACATGTGTTCAACAG GAAGCTTTGGAAGCTCATGATGGAGCTAGCAAAGGCAAATACACCATTGGACTTGGCCAAGATTGTTTAGCTTTCTGCACTGAGCTTGAAGATGTCATCTCAATGAG TTTTAATGCGGTGACATCTCTTCTAGACAAGTATAAAATTGACCCCACGCAAATTGGGCGTCTTGAAGTAGGAAGTGAGACTGTCATTGACAAAAGCAAGTCCATCAAAACCTTCTTGATGCAACTCTTTGAG AAATGTGGAAACACTGATGTGGAAGGTGTTGACTCGACCAATGCTTGTTATGGTGGAACTGCTGCTTTGCTAAACTGTGTCAATTGGGTTGAGAGTAACTCCTGGGATGGTCGCTATGGACTTGTCATCTGCACTGACAGTGCG GTTTATGCAGAAGGACCTGCAAGGCCCACAGGAGGAGCAGCAGCCATTGCTATGTTGATAGGACCTAATGCTCCTATTGTTTTCGAAAGCAAACTGAGAGGAAGCCACATGGCTCATGTCTATGACTTTTACAAGCCAAATCTTGCTAGCGAGTACCCG GTTGTTGATGGTAAGCTTTCACAGACTTGCTACCTTATGGCACTTGACTCCTGCTATAAACATATGTGCAACAA GTTTGAGAAACTGGAGGGGAAAGAGTTCTCCATCAATGATGCAGACTACTTTGTATTCCATTCTCCATACAACAAA CTTGTACAGAAAAGCTTTGCTCGTCTCTTGTACAACGACTTCTTGAGAAACGCAAG CTCCATTGATGAGGCTGCCAAAGAGAAGTTCACTCCTTATTCGTCTTTGTCACTCGACGAGAGTTACCAAAGCCGTGATCTTGAAAAg GTGTCACAACAAGTTGCAAAAACGTTTTATGATGCTAAAGTGCAACCAACGACTTTAGTACCAAAAGAAGTCGGTAACATGTACACTGCTTCTCTCTACGCAGCTTTTGCTTCTCTCATCCACAACAAACACAGCGATTTG GCAGAGAAGAGGGTGGTTATGTTCTCATATGGAAGTGGTTCAACCGCAACAATGTTTTCGTTGCGTCTCTGCGAAAACCAGTCTCCTTTCAGCCTCTCAAACATTGCATCAGTGATGGACATCGGCGGTAAACTGAAGGCTAGACATGAG TATGCACCTGAGAAGTTTGTGGAGACAATGAAGCTGATGGAACATAGGTACGGAGCAAAGGAGTTTGTGACGAGCAAAGAAGGTATCATAGACCTTTTGGCTCCGGGGACTTATTATCTGAAAGAGGTTGATTCACTGTACCGGAGATTCTATGGCAAGAAAGGAGACGATGGATCCATAGCCAATGGACACTGA